A DNA window from Hordeum vulgare subsp. vulgare chromosome 1H, MorexV3_pseudomolecules_assembly, whole genome shotgun sequence contains the following coding sequences:
- the LOC123445807 gene encoding probable anion transporter 2, chloroplastic, protein MASVRSCVSVKPAAGPARYRSARVGAVSLEPTRLRISASSSSSLGSAADGCGRGVGCATASSSGRGDAVVGLVGDGGRARRRGGREVVATCSASLEGVRHGGAAAAVASVPALPERAKVVALVAAVMLLCNADRVVMSVAVVPLAAQHGWSSSFVGIVQSSFLWGYVFSSMVGGALADRYGGKKVMAGAAALWSLATFLTPWAASQSATMLLAVRVLFGVAEGVAFPTMSTFLPKWFPTHERATAVGLSMGGFHLGNVVSFLATPIIMSHIGLAGTFAFFASLGYLWLSVWLLNVESDPIDSRTISKSELQLILAGRSKSKVKGSKSPSLREVFSKMEMWAIIVANVINNWGYFVLLSWMPVYFKTVYNVNLKQAAWFSAIPWGVMALSGYVAGASADFMIKSGLSIVRVRKIMQSIGFIGPGVSLLCLRFAQTPSIAAVIMTAALGLSSCSQAGYFCNVQDIAPKYAGSLHGMTNGIGTVAAIVSTVGAGYFVQWLGSFQAFLTLTAVLYFSATVFYNIYATGDLIFD, encoded by the exons ATGGCGTCGGTGAGATCCTGCGTGTCCGTCAAGCCGGCCGCTGGCCCGGCCAGGTACAGATCCGCCAGGGTCGGGGCCGTCAGCCTGGAGCCGACAAGGCTGCGGAtatccgcttcttcttcttcttcgttgggcTCGGCCGCGGATGGCTGCGGCAGAGGCGTCGGCTGTGCCACTGCCAGTAGCAGCGGCAGGGGCGACGCCGTTGTCGGTTTGGTTGGGGATGGCGGGAGGGCGAGGAGGCGGGGCGGGCGGGAGGTCGTCGCCACGTGCAGCGCCAGCCTGGAGGGGGTCCGCCATGGCGGCGCGGCCGCCGCCGTGGCCAGCGTGCCGGCGCTGCCCGAGCGGGCCAAGGTTGTGGCGCTCGTGGCGGCCGTCATGCTGCTCTGCAACGCCGACCGGGTCGTCATGTCCGTCGCCGTCGTGCCGCTCGCCGCGCAGCACGGCTGGTCCAGCTCCTTCGTCGGCATCGTCCAG TCATCATTTCTATGGGGGTATGTTTTCTCATCCATGGTTGGAGGAGCTTTGGCGGACCGATACGGGGGGAAGAAGGTGATGGCAGGTGCTGCTGCACTCTGGTCCTTGGCCACTTTCCTCACTCCATGGGCCGCCTCTCAATCCGCCACTATGTTGCTTGCTGTTCGTGTGCTTTTTGGCGTTGCAGAAGGTGTTGCATTTCCGACGATGAGCACTTTCTTACCAAA GtggttcccaacacatgaacgtgccactgctgttggcctttCCATGGGAGGATTCCATCTTGGAAACGTCGTAAGCTTCCTGGCAACACCGATCATCATGTCACATATAGGCCTCGCCGGAACATTTGCCTTCTTCGCATCACTTGGTTACTTGTGGCTCTCTGTATGGCTGTTGAATGTAGAAAGTGACCCTATCGACAGCCGTACTATAAGCAAATCTGAGCTGCAACTAATTCTAGCTGGACGAAGTAAATCAAAAGTCAAAGGCAGCAAATCCCCATCTTTAAGAGAAGTTTTCTCAAAGATGGAAATGTGGGCCATCATTGTAGCTAATGTGATAAATAACTGG GGGTATTTTGTCCTACTATCATGGATGCCGGTGTACTTCAAAACG GTATATAATGTCAATTTGAAACAAGCTGCATGGTTCAGCGCCATACCTTGGGGCGTCATGGCTCTATCAGGATATGTTGCAGGAGCTTCTGCAGATTTCATGATCAAATCTGGCTTATCTATTGTGCGAGTCCGGAAAATTATGCAGTCAATTGGTTTTATTGGGCCAGGTGTGTCGTTGCTATGTTTAAGATTTGCCCAAACACCATCGATTGCGGCAGTTATCATGACGGCCGCCTTGGGTTTGAGTTCCTGCAGTCAAGCTGGGTACTTCTGTAATGTACAG GACATTGCCCCTAAATACGCTGGATCCCTACACG GAATGACGAACGGCATTGGGACGGTGGCCGCCATAGTAAGCACGGTAGGAGCAGGATACTTCGTCCAGTGGCTGGGATCCTTCCAGGCCTTCCTCACCCTAACGGCGGTGCTCTATTTCAGCGCCACTGTCTTCTACAACATCTACGCAACAGGAGACCTGATTTTTGACTGA